The Ketogulonicigenium robustum nucleotide sequence CTGACGTTCGTCGGCGCGCTGGGGCTGGTGCGCCTGCGTAACTTTTATGACCGCATCCACGCGCCCTCGTTGGGCACCAGCTGGGGCACGGCAGGGGTCGCGCTGGCGTCGTTGATCTTTTTCTCGGCGTCCGCTGGGGAGTTGCTGCTGCACGAGTTGATCATCGGCATCTTCATCATGATCACGACGCCCATCGGCATGATCATGTTGGCAGGGGCGGCCTATGTCCGCGACCAACGCGAAACCGCGCGCGAGGCGGATGACCCCGAGGTCGCCCCCGCGCTTGCAGCCGCCGCCGCGGCTGCGGCAACCGAGGTCGCGCCGGTCGTGGATCAGGTGCTGGAAAAACCCGAATGATCGTAGATTTGTCGGCGCTGGATGTAGCCCACGCCGCAATGCAGCGCGATCCCGCTGACGATGCGCGGCGGCTGCAATTTTACGCCGTGCTGGCGGATAGCCCCCTGTTTCTGATGCTGGAAGGCGAACCCGAGGGCGAGTCTGTTACCCCCGCAGTTTTCAACGTAGCGGGTGTCGATTACATTCTGGTCTTTGACGCCGAAGACCGTTTGGCGCAATTCGCTGGCGGCGCCGTGCCCTATGCCAGCTTGGCTGGCCGTGGTCTGGTCGAGATGATCGCGGGGCAGGGCATCGGGCTCGGCCTGAATCTGGATGTGGCGCCATCGGCGATGATGCTGGGGCCGGATGCAGTCGATTGGTTGGCGGCGACGTTGGGCGAGGCGCCAGCCGAGGCGACGGCGCGCCCCCGCGCGATCCACGCCCCGCAAGCGATTCCGCAGGCGCTGCGCGATGCGCTGGCCGCGCGCCTGTCCCATGCTGGCATGCTCGCGGCATCGGCGTCGCTAGTCGCCGTCGAATATGATGACGGCAGCCGTGGGCACATGTTGGCCTTCGTCGACGCAGACCCTGCCGCCGCGCCGCAATTGGCCGCTGCCGTGCGCGAGGCGCTGGTGTTTTCGGGGATCGAGGCCGGGGCTGTTGA carries:
- the mnhG gene encoding monovalent cation/H(+) antiporter subunit G, whose translation is MSGDLSLWVAIPVALLVVIGATLTFVGALGLVRLRNFYDRIHAPSLGTSWGTAGVALASLIFFSASAGELLLHELIIGIFIMITTPIGMIMLAGAAYVRDQRETAREADDPEVAPALAAAAAAAATEVAPVVDQVLEKPE
- a CDS encoding SseB family protein, with product MIVDLSALDVAHAAMQRDPADDARRLQFYAVLADSPLFLMLEGEPEGESVTPAVFNVAGVDYILVFDAEDRLAQFAGGAVPYASLAGRGLVEMIAGQGIGLGLNLDVAPSAMMLGPDAVDWLAATLGEAPAEATARPRAIHAPQAIPQALRDALAARLSHAGMLAASASLVAVEYDDGSRGHMLAFVDADPAAAPQLAAAVREALVFSGIEAGAVDVAFVRQPDDAAFIAHLAKGSGIPLGRPDVSRSAPAKSKTAGPGMNPDRPPILR